One Aneurinibacillus migulanus genomic region harbors:
- the hslV gene encoding ATP-dependent protease subunit HslV, which produces MEMTFHATTIFAVRHNGNAAMAGDGQVTLGNTVVMKQTAKKVRRLYHGEVVAGFAGSVADAITLFEKFEAKLEEYHGNLQRAAVELAKDWRLDKVLRKLEALMIVMNKEHMLLISGTGEIIEPDDGILAIGSGGNYALAAGRALKQHAPNLTAREIATAALTAAADICVYTNHNLVVEEINE; this is translated from the coding sequence ATGGAGATGACCTTTCACGCCACTACGATTTTTGCCGTGCGTCATAACGGAAACGCGGCGATGGCCGGCGACGGTCAGGTTACGCTAGGCAATACGGTAGTGATGAAGCAGACAGCTAAAAAAGTGCGTCGACTGTATCACGGGGAAGTTGTGGCCGGATTTGCCGGTTCCGTAGCAGATGCGATTACGCTGTTTGAAAAGTTCGAAGCCAAGCTTGAAGAATACCACGGTAACCTGCAACGCGCGGCCGTGGAACTGGCAAAAGATTGGCGGTTGGACAAAGTGCTGCGTAAGCTGGAAGCGCTCATGATTGTTATGAATAAAGAGCACATGCTTCTCATCTCGGGAACAGGGGAAATTATCGAACCGGATGATGGCATTCTTGCCATCGGCTCGGGCGGCAACTATGCGCTTGCAGCAGGTCGCGCCCTTAAGCAGCACGCCCCCAACCTGACGGCACGGGAAATCGCCACTGCAGCCCTGACAGCGGCCGCTGATATTTGCGTCTATACGAACCACAATCTGGTTGTCGAAGAAATCAATGAATGA
- the hslU gene encoding ATP-dependent protease ATPase subunit HslU — protein MKNPERLTPKQIVEQLDYFIVGQKQAKRSVAIALRNRYRRSLLPDEIRDEIVPKNILMIGPTGVGKTEIARRLAKLTGAPFIKVEATKFTEVGYVGRDVESMVRDLVETAIRIVKAEKTEQVKDKAETMANERIVHILVPGKQSDKSYKNPLEMLFGNQNTYQSSSDDREDLSLSQQRRQVAHQLAMGQLEDTVIEIEVEDAAPPMFDMFSGSGMDQMGINMQEMLGNLLPKKMKKRKLPIREARKALTMQEAQKLIDMDEVIQESVVRAEQSGIIFIDEIDKIAGKESNSAQVSREGVQRDILPIVEGSTIMTKYGPVKTDYVLFVAAGAFHMAKPSDLIPELQGRFPIRVELDSLRIEDFVQILTEPKNALTKQYISLLETEGIKVEFSDDAIKEIAKLAAEVNQNTDNIGARRLHTILEKLLEDLSFEASDVTLEKIIITPEYVRDKLKGIVEDRDLSRYIL, from the coding sequence TTGAAAAATCCTGAACGTTTAACACCCAAACAAATTGTTGAACAACTGGATTATTTTATCGTCGGACAGAAGCAGGCGAAGCGTTCTGTTGCAATCGCCCTGCGTAACCGGTACCGCCGTAGTTTGCTTCCAGACGAGATTCGCGATGAAATCGTACCAAAGAACATTCTGATGATCGGACCAACAGGAGTTGGAAAGACAGAAATTGCCAGAAGGTTAGCTAAGTTAACCGGCGCTCCTTTCATTAAGGTCGAGGCTACGAAATTCACCGAAGTTGGCTATGTCGGCCGCGATGTAGAATCAATGGTTCGAGATCTGGTAGAAACGGCAATTCGTATTGTGAAAGCCGAAAAGACGGAACAGGTAAAAGACAAGGCGGAAACGATGGCGAATGAGCGTATTGTGCACATTCTCGTTCCTGGTAAGCAAAGCGATAAGTCGTATAAAAATCCGCTTGAGATGTTGTTTGGCAATCAGAACACTTATCAGTCCTCGTCTGACGATAGGGAAGATCTTTCATTGTCACAGCAGCGACGCCAGGTAGCACATCAGCTCGCTATGGGACAATTAGAAGACACTGTGATTGAAATTGAAGTCGAAGATGCTGCTCCGCCGATGTTTGATATGTTTTCGGGTTCAGGCATGGATCAAATGGGTATTAATATGCAAGAGATGCTTGGTAATCTTCTGCCTAAAAAAATGAAAAAACGAAAATTGCCGATTCGGGAAGCGCGTAAAGCACTAACCATGCAGGAAGCCCAAAAGCTGATTGATATGGACGAGGTCATTCAGGAGTCTGTAGTACGGGCCGAGCAGAGCGGGATTATTTTCATCGATGAAATCGATAAGATTGCCGGCAAAGAATCGAACTCCGCCCAGGTATCGCGCGAAGGAGTACAGCGGGACATTCTGCCGATTGTAGAAGGCTCTACCATTATGACTAAATACGGTCCTGTAAAAACCGATTATGTGTTATTTGTGGCAGCCGGAGCTTTCCATATGGCGAAGCCATCCGATTTAATTCCGGAGCTACAGGGACGTTTTCCGATTCGCGTGGAGCTTGATAGCTTACGTATAGAGGATTTTGTGCAAATTTTAACCGAGCCGAAAAATGCTTTAACCAAACAATATATTTCTTTATTGGAGACAGAAGGAATAAAAGTTGAATTTTCTGACGATGCTATTAAAGAGATTGCTAAACTTGCAGCCGAGGTGAACCAGAATACGGATAATATCGGTGCCAGGAGACTACATACCATTCTAGAGAAGTTGCTTGAAGACCTGTCATTCGAAGCTTCCGATGTGACGTTGGAGAAAATCATCATCACCCCGGAATATGTAAGAGATAAATTGAAAGGCATCGTAGAAGATCGAGATTTGAGTCGTTATATTTTGTAA
- the xerC gene encoding tyrosine recombinase XerC: MQPDTLLLLFKQYLQIEKNASPLTVTNYEKDILAFTAFMKQHGVMEYAAVSYVHVRSYLTELHERDYARRSIARKLSSLRSFYRFMVREEMLEHNPFTMASTPKLAKKLPGFLFPKEVESLLALPDTTRPLGRRDRAILEMLYASGMRVSELTGLTIRSVDVSAGTALVFGKGAKERYVPLGEHALRAYEHYIREGRSLLCKQHKNDALFVNVRGEPLTDRSVRRIINKYVEQASELLKVSPHTFRHTFATHLIENGADLRSVQEMLGHASISSTQIYTHVTRERMRLVYNQAHPRA, translated from the coding sequence ATGCAGCCTGATACGTTGCTTCTGCTGTTTAAGCAGTACTTGCAGATTGAGAAGAATGCTTCCCCTCTGACAGTTACAAACTATGAGAAGGACATCTTGGCTTTTACAGCGTTTATGAAGCAGCATGGCGTAATGGAATATGCTGCTGTTTCTTATGTCCATGTACGCAGCTATCTTACGGAACTTCATGAAAGAGACTATGCACGGCGCTCCATTGCACGCAAGCTATCCAGTCTGAGAAGCTTTTACCGATTTATGGTACGGGAGGAGATGCTTGAGCATAATCCTTTTACTATGGCGTCGACGCCGAAGCTTGCGAAAAAACTTCCAGGGTTTTTATTCCCAAAAGAAGTCGAGTCGCTGCTTGCATTACCGGATACGACCCGTCCGCTTGGCCGCAGGGACCGGGCGATTCTGGAGATGCTATATGCAAGCGGCATGCGAGTATCGGAGCTAACTGGGCTTACCATACGTTCAGTAGACGTGTCGGCTGGTACTGCATTAGTATTCGGAAAAGGTGCAAAAGAAAGATACGTTCCGCTTGGGGAGCACGCTCTGCGTGCGTATGAGCATTACATACGGGAGGGACGTTCGCTCTTATGCAAGCAACATAAAAATGACGCCTTATTCGTGAACGTTCGAGGAGAGCCGCTGACGGATCGCAGTGTCCGTCGCATCATAAACAAATATGTAGAACAGGCGAGCGAACTGCTGAAAGTAAGCCCGCATACTTTTCGCCATACGTTTGCCACTCATCTGATTGAGAATGGAGCCGATTTACGGAGCGTACAGGAGATGTTGGGGCACGCCAGCATTTCATCAACCCAAATCTACACCCATGTGACGAGAGAGAGAATGCGGCTTGTATACAACCAAGCTCATCCACGGGCGTAA
- the topA gene encoding type I DNA topoisomerase codes for MADSLVIVESPAKAKTIGKYLGKKYIVKASMGHVRDLPKSQMGVDPKEGFQPKYITIRGKGDVLKELRDASKKVKNIYLAADPDREGEAIAWHLAHSLNINEEQACRVVFNEITKQAVKEAFKHPRKIDMDLVNAQQTRRILDRLVGYNISPLLWKKVKKGLSAGRVQSVAVKLIIDREKEINAFIPEEYWSVTAHLKSGKEIFEAKFYGYENEKVELKTEAEVQELLRRIEGKAYVINEIKRRERRRNPAAPFTTSSLQQEAARKLNFRAAKTMMVAQQLYEGIDIGKEGTVGLITYMRTDSTRISPTAQEEAKKHIAEAYGEEYTLSEPRQFSKKEGAQDAHEAIRPTLVGKEPASLKEYLSRDQMKLYRLIWERFIASQMAAAVLDTVTADIAVGDALFRANGSQVKFPGFMKVYVEGTDDVQKEDDKMLPPLEEKQEVALAEMDPKQHFTQPPPRYSEARLVKTLEELGIGRPSTFAPTLDTIQKRGYVALQDRRFIPTELGEIVLGLMEEFFPEILDTKFTAKMEDDLDHIEEGRAEWVKVLDDFYQGFSKRLEVAEKHMQEVEIKDEVSDVNCDKCGSHMVYKIGRYGKFLACSAFPDCRNTMPIVKEIGVKCPKCETGEIVERKSKKNRLFYGCNNYPDCDFVSWDKPLPRSCPKCSKMLVEKKGKGKNKGPVVHCSECDYQEETS; via the coding sequence TTGGCAGATTCACTGGTAATAGTGGAGTCTCCCGCAAAGGCGAAGACAATCGGGAAATATCTCGGTAAGAAATATATCGTAAAAGCATCGATGGGCCATGTGAGGGATTTACCGAAAAGTCAAATGGGAGTCGATCCTAAAGAAGGATTTCAACCGAAATATATCACGATTCGCGGCAAAGGAGACGTATTGAAAGAGCTGCGGGATGCATCTAAGAAAGTAAAGAACATTTATCTGGCGGCGGACCCCGATCGTGAAGGCGAGGCCATTGCCTGGCATCTGGCACATAGCTTAAACATAAACGAGGAACAAGCGTGCCGCGTCGTATTTAATGAGATTACGAAGCAAGCTGTAAAAGAGGCATTCAAGCATCCGCGTAAAATCGATATGGATTTGGTTAACGCTCAGCAAACACGCCGCATTCTTGATCGGCTGGTTGGCTACAATATATCACCGTTGCTTTGGAAAAAGGTGAAAAAGGGCCTGAGTGCAGGGCGCGTACAGTCAGTAGCAGTAAAGCTTATCATCGATCGTGAAAAAGAAATCAATGCTTTTATTCCGGAAGAATATTGGTCGGTAACTGCGCATTTGAAGTCCGGCAAAGAAATATTCGAAGCTAAATTTTACGGTTATGAAAATGAAAAAGTGGAGCTGAAAACCGAAGCAGAAGTACAGGAGCTTCTGCGTAGGATCGAAGGCAAAGCGTATGTAATTAACGAAATTAAAAGGCGGGAGCGAAGACGAAATCCGGCCGCGCCGTTTACAACTAGCTCACTGCAGCAGGAGGCAGCCCGTAAACTGAACTTCCGCGCAGCCAAAACAATGATGGTTGCGCAACAACTCTACGAAGGAATCGATATCGGCAAAGAAGGCACAGTTGGTTTAATTACGTATATGCGCACGGATTCAACCCGAATTTCGCCGACAGCGCAGGAAGAAGCGAAAAAGCATATCGCAGAAGCATACGGGGAAGAGTATACGCTCAGTGAACCACGTCAGTTCAGCAAGAAGGAAGGGGCTCAGGATGCGCATGAAGCGATCCGCCCGACCTTAGTAGGCAAAGAGCCTGCTTCGTTGAAGGAATACCTGTCTAGAGATCAAATGAAACTGTACCGTCTAATTTGGGAGCGCTTCATTGCTAGTCAGATGGCTGCAGCGGTGCTTGATACGGTAACAGCAGATATTGCGGTCGGTGATGCGCTGTTCCGTGCCAACGGTTCCCAGGTAAAATTCCCGGGATTTATGAAGGTATATGTAGAGGGCACGGATGATGTTCAGAAAGAAGATGACAAGATGCTGCCACCGCTTGAAGAGAAGCAGGAAGTGGCACTTGCGGAAATGGACCCGAAGCAGCATTTTACTCAGCCGCCACCGCGTTATTCGGAAGCGCGCCTGGTTAAAACGCTTGAAGAGCTCGGGATAGGCAGACCTAGCACATTTGCACCGACGCTTGATACGATTCAGAAGAGAGGCTATGTGGCACTGCAGGATCGCCGGTTTATTCCAACCGAGTTGGGGGAAATCGTGCTTGGATTAATGGAAGAGTTTTTCCCGGAAATTCTTGATACGAAATTCACCGCCAAAATGGAAGACGACCTCGATCATATTGAAGAAGGCAGGGCCGAATGGGTTAAAGTACTCGATGATTTCTATCAAGGTTTTTCCAAGCGCTTAGAGGTGGCAGAGAAGCACATGCAGGAAGTGGAGATTAAAGATGAAGTCTCTGATGTGAACTGCGATAAATGTGGCAGCCACATGGTGTACAAAATTGGACGCTATGGCAAGTTCCTTGCTTGTTCTGCATTTCCGGATTGCCGCAATACGATGCCTATTGTGAAAGAAATCGGCGTAAAATGTCCAAAATGTGAAACCGGAGAGATTGTGGAACGTAAGAGTAAGAAGAACCGGCTTTTCTACGGATGCAATAACTATCCGGATTGCGATTTTGTCTCATGGGATAAACCGTTGCCGCGCTCCTGTCCGAAATGCAGCAAAATGCTTGTTGAGAAAAAGGGCAAGGGCAAGAATAAAGGTCCTGTAGTTCATTGTTCAGAATGTGACTATCAGGAAGAAACATCGTAA
- the trmFO gene encoding FADH(2)-oxidizing methylenetetrahydrofolate--tRNA-(uracil(54)-C(5))-methyltransferase TrmFO gives MEKVKVIGAGLAGSEAAWQIAEQGVDVILYEMRPVRNTPAHHTDKFAELVCSNSLRANSLTNAVGILKEEMRHLSSIIIRSADNCAVPAGGALAVDRHEFAGAVTDSVRNHPRIEVRNEEVTEIPDGIVVIATGPLTSPDLSKQLQEITGQEYLYFYDAAAPIIEKETIDMEKVFLASRYDKGEAAYLNCPMNEAEFNAFYEALITAEEVPLKEFEKQVFFEGCMPIEVMAKRGKQTMLFGPMKPVGLTDPRTGKQPFAVVQLRQDNSAGTLYNIVGFQTHLKWPEQRRVFSMIPGLENAEIVRYGVIHRNTFINSPRLLKPTYQYKDRDTLFFAGQMTGVEGYVESAASGLIAGINAGRLARGLDALVFPTETAMGSMGHYITTANPDSFQPMNANFGLFPPLEKKIRNKKERYEQYAERALDKIQNFSQNVHNLSCS, from the coding sequence ATGGAAAAAGTAAAAGTGATTGGAGCAGGTTTGGCGGGCAGCGAGGCAGCCTGGCAGATTGCCGAGCAAGGCGTAGATGTCATCCTATATGAAATGCGCCCGGTACGCAATACTCCAGCCCACCATACGGATAAATTCGCGGAGCTAGTATGTAGCAATTCGCTTCGCGCCAATTCGCTGACCAATGCGGTCGGCATCTTAAAAGAGGAGATGCGGCATCTCTCATCTATTATTATCCGGTCCGCAGATAATTGTGCGGTGCCCGCAGGAGGAGCGCTTGCAGTAGACCGGCATGAATTTGCCGGTGCGGTGACAGATAGCGTTCGCAACCATCCGCGCATCGAGGTGCGTAACGAGGAGGTTACGGAAATTCCCGATGGGATTGTAGTTATTGCGACCGGTCCGCTGACATCGCCGGATTTATCGAAGCAATTGCAGGAAATAACGGGACAGGAATATCTTTACTTTTACGATGCAGCTGCACCGATTATCGAAAAAGAAACCATTGATATGGAAAAAGTATTTCTCGCTTCTCGCTACGATAAGGGAGAGGCGGCGTACTTGAATTGCCCGATGAATGAAGCGGAATTCAATGCGTTTTATGAAGCGCTTATTACGGCGGAGGAAGTACCGTTAAAAGAATTCGAGAAACAGGTCTTCTTCGAGGGCTGCATGCCTATCGAGGTCATGGCAAAGCGAGGCAAGCAGACTATGCTGTTCGGCCCGATGAAGCCGGTTGGCTTAACCGATCCGCGCACAGGTAAACAGCCATTTGCAGTCGTACAGCTACGTCAGGACAACAGCGCGGGCACACTTTATAATATTGTAGGTTTCCAAACCCATCTCAAGTGGCCTGAACAACGTCGGGTATTCAGTATGATTCCGGGACTTGAGAATGCGGAAATTGTACGCTATGGTGTGATTCACCGCAATACGTTTATCAATTCGCCGCGCTTACTGAAGCCGACATATCAATACAAGGACCGGGATACGCTGTTCTTTGCAGGACAGATGACCGGAGTGGAAGGGTACGTTGAGTCAGCCGCATCCGGGCTCATTGCGGGTATTAATGCCGGAAGGCTTGCACGTGGCCTTGATGCGCTGGTTTTCCCTACAGAGACTGCCATGGGCAGCATGGGGCACTATATTACAACCGCTAACCCGGACAGCTTTCAGCCGATGAACGCGAATTTTGGTTTGTTCCCGCCGCTTGAGAAGAAAATTCGCAATAAAAAAGAACGGTACGAGCAATATGCTGAACGTGCATTGGATAAGATTCAGAATTTTTCCCAGAACGTTCACAATTTAAGTTGCAGTTGA